One Aethina tumida isolate Nest 87 chromosome 5, icAetTumi1.1, whole genome shotgun sequence genomic window carries:
- the LOC109602167 gene encoding protein croquemort-like, with protein sequence MKLRRLCTKSSILCTISMAFVILGVLIITTWSHLYHVITRTGFVLTPTSTAYHMWKKNPIPLTIDFYFHNWTNSEAVHNNTVKPSFKLMGPYRFIETKEKSKVTWNDNSTVTFRHLRTWFFDREHSVGPLSDEVTTVNPVTTSAAYAVRNWNYIVKKGLSVTLNTMNQKVHIVKSVGELLFEGYEDKLMNIARSMPFLADSNMPEMDKFGWFYGRNGSDVFEGTFNMDTGVDGQLGRLYEWKGSNRTSFYLDKCSDIDGSAGEFFPQNLNKDSIVKFFSSDLCRPVELEYEKDVEIHNIVGYKYSAGDRFLDNGTKIVENKCFCLGDCMPSGAVNVSACRYGSPAFVSLPHFYNADPYYLDSIEGVKADKDRHEFYMIFEPKTGLPLEVAARLQLNLLLTPVTNIQLYSDVPKVYFPLIWFEQVVRMPPEVALYIKFLVNFKVICYAIGAILIFVGLLIQFCCIYRICTMKLCEPAKDCTIKERVPLTEQK encoded by the exons ATGAAGCTGAGACGATTGTGCACCAAATCCTCCATCCTTTGTACGATATCAATGGCCTTCGTTATCCTTGGAGTCCTCATAATTACCACTTGGTCTCATCTCTATCACGTGATCACGAGAACCGGTTTCGTTTTAACGCCCACCTCGACCGCATATCACATGTGGAAGAAGAACCCCATCCCCCTGACCATAGACTTTTACTTCCACAACTGGACCAATTCGGAGGCCGTGCACAACAACACCGTCAAGCCCAGTTTCAAGCTCATGGGACCGTACAGGTTCATAGAGACCAAGGAAAAGTCCAAAGTTACGTGGAACGACAACAGTACGGTGACGTTCAGGCATTTGAGGACGTGGTTCTTCGATCGGGAACACAGCGTCGGTCCGTTGAGTGACGAAGTCACGACGGTCAATCCCGTCACTACG TCTGCCGCTTATGCGGTCCGAAACTGGAACTACATCGTTAAAAAAGGATTGTCTGTCACGTTGAACACGATGAATCAGAAGGTGCATATCGTGAAGAGCGTTGGGGAGTTGCTGTTCGAGGGGTACGAGGACAAGTTGATGAACATTGCGAGGAGCATGCCGTTCTTGGCCGACAGTAACATGCCCGAGATGGACAAATTCGGCTGGTTTTATGGT AGAAACGGTTCAGACGTTTTCGAAGGTACCTTCAACATGGATACGGGAGTCGACGGCCAACTGGGAAGGCTTTACGAATGGAAGGGCTCGAACAGGACGTCTTTTTATCTGGACAAGTGCAGCGACATCGACGGATCGGCGGGCGAATTCTTTCCGCAGAACTTAAACAAAGACAGTATTGTTAAGTTTTTCTCATCGGATTTATGCAGGCCAGTGGAACTGGAGTACGAGAAAGACGTCGAGATCCATAACATTGTGGGCTACAAGTACAGTGCCGGAGACAGATTCTTAGACAATg GCACCAAGATCGTGGAGAACAAATGCTTTTGTTTGGGTGATTGTATGCCGTCGGGGGCGGTCAATGTGTCCGCTTGCCGCTACGGATCGCCCGCCTTCGTATCTCTGCCCCACTTCTACAACGCCGACCCCTATTATCTGGACAGCATAGAGGGTGTGAAGGCCGATAAGGACAGACACGAGTTTTATATGATCTTCGAACCG AAAACCGGATTGCCCCTAGAGGTGGCTGCCAGATTACAACTCAATCTACTGCTGACGCCAGTCACAAACATACA aTTATACTCGGACGTCCCCAAAGTATACTTCCCTCTGATATGGTTCGAGCAGGTAGTCCGGATGCCCCCGGAAGTGGCCCTCTACATAAAGTTCCTGGTCAACTTCAAAGTGATATGTTACGCAATCGGTGCTATATTAATATTCGTCGGACTATTGATACAGTTCTGCTGCATTTATCGCATCTGCACGATGAAATTGTGCGAGCCGGCCAAAGACTGCACGATCAAAGAGCGTGTGCCTCTAACCGAACAGAAGTAA